DNA from Alnus glutinosa chromosome 2, dhAlnGlut1.1, whole genome shotgun sequence:
TTCAAACATAAAACATGCTTTATGAAACATAAAACAAGATGGATGTTTTATAAAACTTTCAGCTATagttttaataaatattattcAATCATTGACAATGCCATTGATGCAAGTACTGGGGATATGGATGAGGATACAGTAACCTTATACTTGGCCTACTATGATCCATTATTGACTTAAACGTACACCATAAATATTCTTGCAacaattctattaaaaaaaaaaaacttttattcaaCACCGCCCATATAAGAGCCACTCCAACATATACTTAAAACGTGCATAAATATTAAATACttgccccccaaaaaaaagaaaaaaaagaagaagaaggaagaacttcatttataacccctgatctttcatattttttttaaaaaaatgtatccaaattttaaaaagtatcaatttatggtatccatcttataataataataattattttttttatcaatttcaactctttattataattttctattaaattctatcaaaaatcccagaatacccatttttttaggaaaaaaaaaaacgaaaaaaatggtagaatttaggtattggtcagaatttgaaggaattttcaaaaatactaatgcatgaatctttgaatttttttttaaaaaaataaacacgggaattttgataggatttaacgaaaaattctaacggatggttgaattgaaaaaaatattaaaagatgaataccctaaattgacactttttaaattttgagtacctttttttaaaagtgatgaaaaatccagcattataagtgaagtttttcaaagaaaaaaaaaaaaaaagggaacaaTTTACTtaacaatataatatatatatatagggaagaGCTCCTGCACGACGATCAGTcccctatatatacatatatatgcaaCGAGATACGTAGGGAGCTAGAGTGACCGTCCGTCCCTCCATACTAAGCATTGACAAACGGGTAAACTTCATATCTGAAGTAGCAACTCCCACTCATAACCCTTCCTCCTTGTTTCCCATCACAGCAAGCTGGCTGTCGCTTGATTTCATCCTTAAGACACGCTTTACAATCACTTCCAGAAATGTCTCTGGTGCATTGAGTCAACCCATAGATTGTCCTCCCTTCTCCGATCTTCAAGCTTCCGGTCTTGTACATCTTCGGGCTCTCGGAAGCTTTCTTGACCAGTTCTCTTAGCAACTTTCTTACCTTGGGATTAAACGACGAGGGATCACTTACATTTTGAACCGCCCAAGCATAAACCATATGTTCATAATCGATCTTTCCAAAGAAACTATTCTTGGCGTACTTTACTAGACAATTTTCGTACCATATAATTCCATTTTTATTATAAGAACAGTAATCTCGAACTTTTTTACTTGCCTCAGTAACACAGCTGGCACAGTCGACATCTGAGACATCGCCACGGCAGAGGGCATGCCCAAATACTTGATGTTGGCTCTCGCCCATTGAGCTTAAACTGTAACCTGTGGGAGGGGTTTTGTAGGAAAGATAGCCCATGAGCTTTGTCAAATTTATGTCGTAAGGATCGTTGCTTGTGAAGTTGTCTGAGGTTGAACATATATGGAAGATGGGATCTGCTCCAAAAACTGtttggaggaggaggatgaaggAGAGTAGATAGAGAGACAAGGTGAAAGTTGAGAAAGCCATTGTTGAATATGTATGAGGCCGATTAGCTTAACTTTTGGAAGTTGCAGCATCCATATATATAGTCTAGGAGAATTCAaatcaaatattatatatatatatatattatataatttcatGAAAGGTTAATTATGCCTCGTCGCTATTTGTAAGGTTACAAATTATATTGGgacataaatatttatttttatgtcaagTTCAACAGGTAGATTTGATCATTGGATGCATGAAAGCAGCTTGACGGAGTCCAATTGCCAAACCTTGAAGCAGGTGTTTTGTTTTCTTACCTGTTACCTGTGTGATAAAGATAATAAGATATCTTCATTTCATTTGCTAGCGTTTGGGAGCGACTACCAAACAAGATATCAAGAGCTAGTTtactataatttaattttaaaaatctttttgagaaaataacttcgaaaagaataagaagaaataaaaaaaaaaaaaaaagaaaataaaaaagcaaaagaaaataaaaattatagaggaatgaataaattaaattcaacaatttttatttctatcatATGGTGACGGTTGGGTGGACCGACttaaaccaacaaaaaatagGCATAAATGTTAGCatacaaaacaaatatttatgcTAAAATGCGAAGTGAAAAAAGATTCAAAGTTACCCTTAAgtcatatttgctcaagcgaaTCCAAGAACTTCAATAGCAACTAAAACtctaaataatattttagtagAGATAGGTATCTTCCAACCTATGCTTAATTGTGTCTTTAGGCCCATATTGATAGAATACACatgatctttatttataggctaggtcggATGTAACGctccgctttttacaaaaaaaacgtaagtaaaaattttgatttccacgtgacattaggATATCATTAGAGTTAAGAATTGacaacagaatatatatatatatatatatatatatatatatatatatattttttttttttttttatttttttcttaacaactgGGAACATAACACTTTAGAgttgactgaattacctcattatattaaaaatacgaACCATGTTAGAATATCATAAATACACACAAAGCAATAACATaatgccacatgcggcacttaataatatttaaccatTGTTTTATCATAATACAAACcaacacataaaaatattacatatatattaaaagatcTCAGCCTTAAACATGAATATTAGTAGTTCCTTCATTCCTTCCATTTTGTATAAACTCGTATGAGATTATGATTATCACCACAATTTCATACTGTGGTCAAGTCAGTCAACAGttctcaataatataatgaaatactgcatcatttaaaagtacactatACAATCATATAATGATagttatatatatgcataatctCCTATATTCATTTTTGCTTTGGGACTTAAACCCTCATTCATTGCCTTAGGACTTTAACCGTTGGtcttattaataattattaccTTAAAGACTTAAACCCTGGTCTTATTATTATTGGTGATTACTGATCAGTGCCTGTGGACTctaaccacttttttttttgtcttatttgaACCTATGGTCTGAATCAACACTGCCTTGGTACTCTAACCGTCAGTCTTTGCCATAGGACTTTAACCTTTGGTCTTTAGAGATTGATTAGTGCATTGTAACTTTAACCCGCAGTCTTTACCTTGGGACGTTAACCAttgatctttcttctttttttttttttctttttttttttttaaaaaaaaaacagtgtcTGCTTCTTCATTTCTGAGAAATAATCCCCAAAGGGGTTACACAACCAGAGAATCAATACAAGAACAAGAGCACCAAATACAACCACAAACACCTAAAGGCGTGAAACAGAGCCCAAATGCCATCCTTGTGAAATAGAAATAAAGAATCTCTACCCACAAAGCTAGGAAAAAcctagcttaaagcagctaccaaatGGTAGACTGTGATCAAAGATAAGAATATACAATCAAATACAAACAGAAAACCCCTGGAAAAACCGCCACCGAAGCCTCCGGGAACCCCCCTTGCATCGAACGACCTTTAGGAGTCCAGATCGTCACCTTCCAAGACCGGAGAAGCAAATGGTGACCCACACGCACAAGACTAGGGAGAGAAAACCTCGGTGCGTGCTGGTCACGCGCCGAACAGGAACAAACCACACAGACTCGTCAAATGACCACCATGACTGGAGAAAGCCGACGACCGCAACAAAAAGGTCATTGTCGAAGAAATTCTAGCTAAGTCTTATAGATCTAGCTTTAACAACATCTCTGCTAGAAACCACCAACACCCGCCGTTCTCCATGGATCTAGACCAGAAAATTTCCTATTTGCACCAACACACaaccacaaaaacaaagaaaaaccaacAACCTCCACCGGATCTAGCATCGAGAGGACCAACAGCTCCACAACCTTAATAACTGGGAGAAAAAACCACCATTGAAAACAAGGCAGGGGGACAAAAGCCACCCTAACCCACGGAGGCTAGGGGGAAAACCAGCGCTGGGCGTTACGCCTCCCCCCTCCGGCGAAATCATCTCACACTAAGCTCTCTCTAGAAGCTCTCTCTCTAAATGAGTTTTCTATGACTTGtaaaaatatatcatgatcTTAGTAAGATTTATGGAGTGGtacggaagagagagagagagagagagagagagagagagttgattGTAGAAAAATGTCTGATTTGTTAACAGGTTAATTAAGGATAAACACTAGAGGCCTGTCGGGTTACAACCAATTTTTATAACTGATCGAATGAAAATGAGAACACATTTCTATGACTTTTGTACTTGGCTTACTTGAGAGCTTAGTGGTCAGGAGGCAATTTAGATAATGGTGGATAGATTGACAAGATTCATCTCATTCTAGTTTTTTTAGTTCATGTATGCCTCTTTCTGGGCGGTTCATTGCTGCTTGTGTAAGCCTCCTTTATGCGCTTATCATAGTGCCATTTGATTTGTGAAGCGGTCTTATGTGATATAAGTAACTTTTGTAACTTTAGAATCAAAAGAAACCACCTCAGTACATTCAtcggttttcttttttatttttgtgacgAATCATCATCCAAACTCACGGTCTACTTCCATTTCGACACTTTGCATTATGTACATCTTTCTAACTTCTCGTTGTCCTTTCAAAACAAATTGCGACATGCCGGGATCTTCTCGTATCGCAATCCCAAGTCCCTCATGTACTTTTTAGCCTGATATGTGTCTTTAGGCAGCTTTACATCTTTAGAACAATATCTTTAAGAAACTTGAGcaatttgaaaaatgatgtgTTACTCCATAGCCACTTTAATTAAATAGCCCAACAATAGCACCAAATATACAGTGGTCGGTGCATCTTGACCACAATGGCTCCTTTGATTCTTCGAACAAGTCGAAGAACTTTTTAGCTCACTAAACTCTAGaccccaaaaaaacaaatggccgagttttcttccaaactaggttaaaataatttcTTCCAACTCAGTCTATAAAAATGTTATGTGTCTCTTTGCATGAATAACATGTAAAAACCAagtacatttttaataaaatttctttcagCTTTGtctttacaattaaaaaaaaaaaaaaaaaatgtcatgtgtTTCTTTACATGAATAACatgtgaaaattaaagcaagtgcatttttaataaaatttcttccaGCTTCGTctttacaattaaaaaagatttttttttttttttcacatgtaAAATAACACAtgacattttaatttatatactAGGATGGAAGAACTCCATCTAACCCATTTTGAAGAAAATATCAGTCCAAAATAAAAGCtagacatatatataatatattatatttttccagTATTGTTGGAATACTTTAATGAGTCATCAGTTACCCATCTGCAAATGCAATTGTATGTATTCATATAGATTTCAGTGTATTTGTAGAGGGTCTTGCAGaaggttcaaaaaaaaaaaaaaaaacccgaagaAGGCCAACTTTAAAATGGCTAGATCGACTATGGTTCATTCATCAAGCATATACGCTTTTTCAGAGGTAGttcgttcttttcttttttctttttttttttctttttttttttttttttgtttttttcatttgaaattgagtcGTAATTGATTAATGCTTGCTCTCATTTATTGTTCATTTCATCTGTTAAGTtattaactaaataattaaatttagtttttcttatcaatttaaacttttaaaataagtagttAACATGTTATCAAAGCAATAGGTAAAATGATtcatttgggtttgcgatttcaaaaagttcgatttaaaaataacgatttaaaaatagcgatttgaaaaagtgatttttaaaaatgcagttaaacgtttgacaaattggtagtttggcatttaaaattgtagcttagtctttaaaattctgcattttcaaaaacgCATCCActtgcctgcaatttgaaaaaaaactgttttctacgctttcaaatcataattttacaTAATTCCCAAACAGTTCATTTTtttacgatttgatttaaaattttactttttgtttacaaaatctCAAATCACAAACACACCCTAAATTCGAACTTTGACTCAGTTTATTTTctaattcaattaattttttttttcaatatatattaattaaatgcaCGCAAGGAAACATGTtagaatatcaattaaataattaaattcaccgTTTTTCTATTACCTTAAGCCATGTGTTGGAATAATTAGTaaattatgctccgtttgtttcaacgtaaaatggttttcgtcgtaaaatgatttcaagaaagtcatttttcaagaaaatatttttcgctgaaaacattttccggtgtttggcgcgaacgaaaaatcacaaatatttttttttatattttcattcaatcaaattaacttataaaaatcaatttttattcataatataGAAATATTGATGTAAAATAATATGCTTtatttgtttcaacgtaaaatggtttccgtcgtaaaatgatttcagagaagtcatttttatatattaatgtaaaataatataaaaattactggtgacgagattccgtcactgaccggCAAGATTTCAGCCACTTTCACTTGATTCCGGCTACTGTTGCTAGATTCCGGGATAAAGACTGGAATTTGGACAGTTTTGTTGGAATTTGGGTtggctggattccggcgaagaTGGCTGAAATTCGACACAGAATGGGTGGAATCTGGCACAGAACGGCCGATTCCTGGCTCGTAGTCCGGTATCCAGCCGTTCTAGCCAAATCCAGCCGTTTTGGCTAGATCCCTGCTAGTTGGCCGAAATTCGGctgttctggccagatccatGCCAGCTAGCCGTTCTAGGAAGATCCCGGCTAGATGGCCGGAATCAGACCATTCTGGTCATCGAAATCTGGGTTGAccagattccggcgaaagtAGCTGGAATCTAGCGACAGTGACCGAACGTTGTCGGATTTCGGCACCAGCCAGATTCCGGTGGTGGTctcaactgcttgaacgtgaaagTCGACTGCGTCGTTTGAAAGAGGGTCAAATGCGTTTGGCGtctttaaaaaatggtttacgcttttaaaaagcgtaaatcatttttcaaaatttactaagcattttttgtcaaacgaaaatcattttctggcCAAacaccgaaatcattttctagaaactattttacgccgaaacaaacggagcattaatatggtatcagaacaaAAGTCTcgaatttaaattttgtctccGTAATTTACTTCCCATTTCAAGTCGCACTTATTGAGAAAGTGTTAGAATACTATTTAGATGATTAAATCTACATTTCTCATTGGTTTATGCTTTTTAGATAAGGGTAGTGATGGTTGGGGGACGTTTTACCGTCCCCCAACCggctttttgaataaaaaaataatttttttatcaaaaagtgatgtctgatgtcacatcaaacatcattttttgatgaaaaaaattatttttttaattaaaagtggAAGGCttaatgatgagtgccaaatattgtgtatttggaccccttgatttacactagttagacctttagccttgttatt
Protein-coding regions in this window:
- the LOC133861210 gene encoding cysteine-rich repeat secretory protein 38-like, with product MAFSTFTLSLYLLSFILLLQTVFGADPIFHICSTSDNFTSNDPYDINLTKLMGYLSYKTPPTGYSLSSMGESQHQVFGHALCRGDVSDVDCASCVTEASKKVRDYCSYNKNGIIWYENCLVKYAKNSFFGKIDYEHMVYAWAVQNVSDPSSFNPKVRKLLRELVKKASESPKMYKTGSLKIGEGRTIYGLTQCTRDISGSDCKACLKDEIKRQPACCDGKQGGRVMSGSCYFRYEVYPFVNA